The window ACAGAATAAGTCCTTAAAATAGCattatttatcaaaaaaataagatttttatattaaatattcgTGTTACAGGTTTCTTTCAAAGAAATGtttgaaaaaatataaaatgttagCCCTGTTAAAAACAAAGTGATGTcaattataacattatacttacaaagtacattgttatataaTTGGGAGCAATGTAGGAACATGAAGCATTTTAATGttgatattttatttattctaTAAAAGAAATGAAGGAAATAGATGCATAATGGTTAAAAGGAAGTTGgtataaatttgaaaaaaattgtttatttggaaaaaataaataatagtcaaaattaaatatgataaataataaaaaacaaaagtAATCATAAAATGGAAGTAAGTTGGTATGTCATCATGTCACAATTTCTTGCAATCAGCCAAATTAACAACAAAATACTGCAACTCTGACTTTATCAGATTCTCTCATCAAGCTTTgaattaaaattttctaaaagtaaatatttaataaaggGATTAGAAAGTAAGAAAACTCCACTAATATATTGATAATACATCAACCTAATAAATAATTCTAAAAAAGTACCTTCACAAAGAGCAGGTTTTATCCTTTCTCCCCACTGCTATTTGAAAACAAATAGCACATGTGCATATCTATATCTGAAAAGAAAATATATTTGGTTGATGATCTCTTTTGCAAAATTAAGTACATGATATATTTGATAGGAAATAATAAGggaaatttaattatttttttgttctAATTTTTCAGTTTTAAAGCATTTCAATTCATGAAAATTATGATTGTTAATTTGTTCATTTATACTAACATAATACATACTCTACACTAACATACATTTTATTATTCGATATTGTTTGTAAAAACTACAACTTTAAATTTGAAAGCATGTTTAATAAACATTTGAATCATTATATAAtttataacaataacaaacaacacACATTAAGTAATTGTAGACTAAATCCAATACAGTAAGAAATGTCATTTTACTTATTTACTTCTTCAACAAACAACACAtaattaattcaaaaataagaaaaagaaagCACAAAAACGAACAAAATTTGAAAATGACATTTAAAGGAAGCCGACTATGTACCTCGTCTTTTCTGTTTCTGATCATTATCTTCAATATATGATCTACTTCTTTGGAAAGTTATCTGTAAACaaaaaacataagctatacaaaATGTTTATAGACAATTAGCGAAATATAAAGAAAAATAAGTAGAATGCAATAAAACATAGATAAACGAAAGAAAATAAGATGCTATATACATGTCCACAAAGAACATTAGGATCAGAATGAGCTTTTATAGAGTAACCAGTACCCCATTTTCTTCCAAGATTTTAGTTTTACACCTCTAGTTGGATAATCAAAAAAGGTAGTCACACATGGGTCTTCCCGGTAGTTAACCATGAAAAACTTAACCATCTCATCGAACCAACTTCTTCCAAAATTGAAACCTAAATACCCAAAAGACAATAACTCTCCTACTTTAGTAGAAAATAAAACAATATAGGAAAGGGTGATAACTATTTTCTTGAAAAATATGATAGGTGAACAAATTTATTATTTACAACGTTTTTGCTATACTAGAAACACGTTTccacatatttatatatataacagcCATAACACATATATATTGAGAAGATCTTTAGGCCTAATTGCTTCTAAGCTTGAATTCCTCTAAGAAATTTTTGTTTCTAGAATACAAAAAACCATAATAGTACCATACAGTTGAttctaaacaaaacttacaagATTTGTGTAGGAGAGTTGTGTTGTAACTAAGACGACTCCACCTTATAGCTCTGTAAATGGAAGCCACTGTGGAGCAACCACTGATCTCTACATAGTGAGGATGCAGGGTTATCGTTCTTTGTTGCACTCTTATCTGCATTCGCCTTCTTTATTATCCTTCAACAATACCAAAAAGaacatatatgatttttttaatgaaCTTGAAATGCCCTGAAATTACATATACACAAAATTAAATCCAACCCTaaagtagaaaaaaaaacaaatatctcCATACTCGAAAAGCTCTAATTTGACTTCTTTCTTCGACAATCGTTTGGTTGTATAGGTGAAGAAGATGAACATACCAATGAACCTTTAATTTGTTGAGAATTCCATAAAAGAATGTTTGGATCGACATAGAGGATGGATTAGGGCTCATGAGGAGAGAAAGATTGAACATTTGGTCGTGAATAATGACCTTGAGAGATTAAACCAATGAAAATATAGAGTTAGGTGATTTTGTTTCCAAAATCAAGAAGGTAAAATCTGGGGATACAAGTCGTGACAAAAAAAAATGAACCAATTAACAGATGGCGTTGGGTGATTCTGTTGAATAGCTGAAGATAAATCCCTAATCTTGTGATCGAAGATTTCTTAATTAAGGGAAATTTGTAAGTTGAGGATAATGATTAGTTGATTTTAAGGGTTTCATATATCTATTTAAGCTGAAAGTcgtgtttatatatataaaaaacgtATTTTGAATGCATTTTAAGTAAATATTAAAACTAATTTGCTTAATTTTAGGAGCTGAGTAATTAACAATTGAAGCAATGAATGGGCGGGAAAATTAGTCAAGACTTTATGTGGTAATGACACGTGGCATAGTGTTAATGTAAAAAAGAGCCATGTGCACCTTAAAGAGCTTTTTGTTAAGAACTAGTTGTGAAACTCGTATATTATACAGGTtgattaaaataaaatgttaaatagaaaagattaaatgagaaatttatctgaattaaaattatgaaataactgaaaatggaagaaaaaaaatgtaaaaaataaataaatttataattatgtgtttagttattAGATCCATGTACTAAACGggtaaattataacaaaatgttaaacacaaaagtgtaaactataaatttatttgaaattaaaattaaaattcaaattcaaaatttgaaatttgaaatttgaaattaatagtcattatgataggtttaatttatggaaactaaattaatgatatattgaaaataaaaaatgaagtaaatgacaagtggaaaataaatatatttcaaaattatgacaaaatgacatgtgaccaATTGAATGAGAGAATGAGATGTGACAAAATCATTCttatatattaaggactaaataaataaatgttcaaaaaatattaaagattaaatatgtATTAAGTAATTTTTTTCGCATTGATTAGAGTTGCCGGCATAAAGATTAAATCAATACATTTTAAGGGGTAAATATAAATAAAGAATTAATTATCAAGTATGTAATTACTACATATatctttatgtttttttaataggCATTGGCCCAACAAATGAAATTGAGTGTCCCGTGAACTTGAAGACTTGAAAAATGAAGCCCGAGGCCCTTCACCTTTGGGCCTTGGCTGTTACTCCCTTTACGCAGGTCGAGCGTCGAGGTCGCAGTCTCGCGTACGTAAAGCAACGTTAAGAGAAAAAAAGGAACACCGGAACATCGAACAGGCGTGAGTCACCGTTTCCGGCCTCTCTCCGACTTGCTTTCTTCCTTTTCAACTCTTTCGGCAGTGAGTTCAAAACTTCAAATATTGGTTTTAACCTATCTTATTTTTGGGGTTGATCTTTTGAAAATCCTAAATTGCTAGAAATTGTTGAGATGCTTTAATCTGTTTATATGAGTATACGTGATATATAGtcgatttttaatttttaatatgatTCTGATAAATCATTTCTGTGAAATGTTTTAAGTTTAGagtcaatggatgatgtttatgtGGCTACTGATTTTGAGATTCGAATGTTGTTTGGTAGATACTGGAACTAATCATCCAAGTTCAATTTTGTcagaaaatatagttttagagcAAAAGGGTTGCATCCAAGGTGTTTGATGTTTTGTGTCAATGAACATTTCAATTGTACTTTCTAAGGATTTAGTGGATAAAGTTGAGACACGGGCTTAATTTGTGTTCTTGATGTCTTTGCAGTACCTTTTTACTCATGGAGGGAGAAGAGAGCTTGCTTGATTCAATACTTGATGCAGACAATGTTGAAGACTTGGAAGATGTTGATATGGTTGATGTAGAAGAAGGAGAATTTGTTGAGAACTATCAACAAACTGAGTTGGGACAAAACAGCAGTGGAGATGGTGGCACAATATCTCAAGAACCTAAGAGTAAAAGTCAGAAACGTAGAAATAAGAAGAAAAATAGGAAAAAGAAAGCTGCTTCAGGCCCTGGCGTCTTGGACATTAACAGGTATTTGCCTTCTTTTTCCCTCTccttaaccctaaccctaatcatTTCCCCTCTTTGACTTATGGGTTTTATGTCATTTGTAGATTTGTTTTAGATACTTGTAGGCGTTTGAAAGAAAGAAAGTCTTACCTGATATGGACTGCAGTTGGTTGTTTGGGTGTCCCTGCTGTTAGTGATCTTGTGAAGGAGGTATAGTTTCTTGGAAAATCTTTAATCTTTAATCTTTAATATATGAATCAAATCAACCTTATTGTGCATTAATTTAGCATTGGGGTAAACAACTTGTATCCATGCATATTGCATAACTAGAAAACATGGGTTCCTTAGCATTATTCTGTAGGAAACCAAGATTTATGTTTGatctttatatatgtatatagattacttcattttttttgttggtGTCTGAACTCTGATGCTGAATGTTGTTTCCCTAAAATCGCAGATTTCTCTTCCAGAAGCCATTTTATCAGTTTCAGTCTGTGGATCATTGATTATATCTTGATGGTGTGTTTGTATGGCTTTGATTTGCTGTTTCTTTAGAATAAAGAGTGTTATGTTTGTTAGCTTTGATTGTTGAGTGCATATTTTTGGTATTGGATCTTGGATTGGATTATTTAATGATGATGGAATGGTGACAGGTGGATGCAATTCAGGCATGTGGTGGTCAGATGACTTCAGATGGAGGGCGATATAGGAATGGTGGTGGAATTTTGTGGAACATCCTTAGAAAACGTGATCCAAATGTATATAAGGAAATAATGAAAAAAGGGAGGGAGTTTGAGGTAATTTTACATACatttttactcataaataaaacatgtattatgACTATTGACTATGAATGATGATTAGTATAAGATCATGATTGGTGGATTATTGTTCTTGCAGAAGCAATTTAAACCACCGGATTTCAGGAAAGCAGCAAACCAGAGCAAACGGGGTTTGTCTGAAGCTGAAGCTGAAGCAGAAGTAGAAGGTGTGAAAGAAGAGGTGGAGAGGGATGAAGGGCAAAATGGGGAATTGGACATTGAAGAGAGACAGGTGAAGAAAAGACCTGTTCATGAAAGAATCCGTGTGCCTGTATCCTATGATGACTTGCTTGAAGTTGAGGATCCGAAAGAAGAGGCGAACTAATAGCAAACAAGAAGGATATGGATTGAGAAGTTTTATGATGGTTTTGTTTCATAAAATCTGTGTCTTTTGAGTGGATTGGTTCTTTTTTGTGgcgaatgaatgaatgaatggatGGAAGTTTTGATGTGCATTTGTGGGTTTGTTTTTGGTTATTCGTTTTGTTTTCCCATGCATATACATACATACGTACATGATGTTTTTGGTTCTTTGCTTTGATGCAACAACACTCCACTAGTTGAAATATGATCATTTGAAGTCTTTTATGGTAATATGAAAGTTGTGTTTTGAGCAAAAAGGATGTTAATGTTGATCAAAATGTAGCAAGATATGGTAATTGATAAGGGTTCTTGAGTGGCATACATTTGTGAAGTAAGaataatttatttattacatGTATTTATAAAACTGAGGCAAGGGACCTTGCTCTTGCAATGAAATGTCATCCCACAAAGAAGAAATAACTAGATTGGTGACAAAAGGAAAATTCAACATATACTGGCAATAAGATCGGAAATAAAGAGAAGCATTGGTGGGCAATGCACAAATATCAGGAATAAGAGGGGAATTGGCGCCTATATTAATCTTCCAGGCATTtgagattttctaattttttttatttgaagtgtttgtTGACTTATTATGGTTTATTACTGTTAATAAGTAGTTTTTTGTATTTGGGTGAAACAAACTAAAAAGAGTTTCTTGACATAAATAAGGGGTGTTTGAAATTGCTTATGTGAATAAGGAGTTTTAACAGGAGAGGATAAGTTATTTTGGAACGGCTAGCAAAATATCATTAGCAAACAAAACAAAGACTTAAACGAGAAGCTCAAACCATTACAAGAAAACGTTTAAAATGGGAGAATTACACCAACTAGGCCAATCAATCAAATTCAAGTTAGACCTAAGCTTAATCTAGTTAAAAGTGAATATACTAATGTCATCCTCCATAAGCATAATTGTTCGCCTTTTGTTCCTAAAGACAATAGCGTTCCGCTCTTTCCATATCATCCATATAGTGGTACACACGAGAGAAAGCTTCAACTTTTGCATCTTCTTGCTGCCAATATCCGCCTGGAGCATCTCCTTAAGATCATCACAAGAGGACATAGATGATGAAGAACCGATGACCAATTTACCAGCCATATCCACACCTTTGTAGCAACAAAGCAAGAGAAAAAAGTGTAATCTAGATTCTCTTCCGACACCAGAAAGGACAAAGACTTGAAGTAACAACAATCCCTCTCT of the Lactuca sativa cultivar Salinas chromosome 6, Lsat_Salinas_v11, whole genome shotgun sequence genome contains:
- the LOC111906079 gene encoding uncharacterized protein LOC111906079, giving the protein MEGEESLLDSILDADNVEDLEDVDMVDVEEGEFVENYQQTELGQNSSGDGGTISQEPKSKSQKRRNKKKNRKKKAASGPGVLDINRFVLDTCRRLKERKSYLIWTAVGCLGVPAVSDLVKEVDAIQACGGQMTSDGGRYRNGGGILWNILRKRDPNVYKEIMKKGREFEKQFKPPDFRKAANQSKRGLSEAEAEAEVEGVKEEVERDEGQNGELDIEERQVKKRPVHERIRVPVSYDDLLEVEDPKEEAN